The Brevibacillus humidisoli DNA segment GAATATCCCCTGGCGGAAGCATATCCATCTCCATCCGCAACCTCCCTGAACTGCCGCCGTCATCCGCTACCGTTACGATAGCTGTGATATGGACCGGATGCTGCTTTAATCCACGCAGCAATACGGAAAGACCGGTTCCGCCACCGATCACGACAACGCGCGGCAACTCACCTGACTGCCCTCCCCTTCTCCCTGTTGACATAGGTCACCTCATTATCTTCATATGAACCTAGCCCTCATATGAGAAATCTTGTCTCTTTTTATCCCGATCGTAATGGATCTCCTTGCCATCCTATGCTTATTTATTCTTCTCCATGTCACGGTGTGTGACCCGAACTGGAAACTCTTTGACAAACGCCTCGCCCACATGCTCGGCGATAGCGACCGATCGGTGTTTTCCCCCTGTACATCCGATCCCAATGACCAGCTGACTTTTCCCCTCTCGCTGATAATGGGGCAGCGTGTACTGTAGAAAATCGAGCAGTTTGTTGATGAATTCCTGTGTCTCGCTCCACTTCATCACATACTCCGCTACTTCCTGATCACATCCGGTTTTGGGACGAAGATGCTTTACATAATGCGGATTGGGCAAAAAGCGAACATCAAACACAAGATCAGCGTCAATCGGAATGCCGTATTTAAATCCGAATGACATCAGGTTGATCGTCAGTTGGTTTCCTTGCTGCCCGTACTGGCTAATGATTTTTTCACGCAGCTGGCCAGGCTTCATCTGACTGGTATCGATAATCTGGCTGGCCAATCCTTTTAATTCTTGAAGCATGCGCCGTTCGGAATGGATTCCTTCCAAAAGAGAGCCCTCAGGCGAGAGGGGATGCCGCCGTCGCGTCTCCTTATAACGCATGACCAGTGTCTGATCATTGGCATCAAGGTACAAGATTTGAAACGAAATCCCGTGCATTCCCGATAACTTATCGATGGCTTCAGACAAACTGTCAAAAAACTCACGACCACGCAGATCAATCACCAATGCGACACGTTCGATGCCGCCCCCTGACTGTCTGATCAACTCTGCGAACTTGGGGATCAGAACCGGTGGCAAGTTGTCGACACAAAAAAAGCCAAGATCCTCCAGACTTTGCACCGCCGTCGTCTTTCCAGCGCCGGACATGCCCGTGATCATCAGCAGATTAATGGCTCGTTCTTTGCCCGTTTCTACCACAACATTTCGCCTCCTCTGATCCTGCTATAAGGATACCATAACTGACGATGTACGCGCATTGTTTCCCATGCCAAAACCGCATTACAAAAAAAGGGCGTGACCAGCAATCGGCCACGCTAGGAAGAAAGTATAGAAAAAGGGGGTCAATTCATATTTTTATCATAGCCCCCGAATATTTCAGTCATGTTACAAGAGAATTAAGAGATTGTAACGTTTTCGGCTTGCAATCGCTCGTTCAGGTTTTCGACGTAGTGTTGAGCGGATTGTGCCGCTATCGAACCGTCTCCGGTGGCCGTCACGATTTGGCGCAGTGTTTTTTCACGTACGTCACCCGCTGCGAAGATGCCAGGCACTTTGGTCCGCATCATCTCATCGGTCTCGATATATCCTGCTGCATTGGTGATCCCCAGGTTGGCGACACTGGAGGTGAGGGGATCCATACCGATGTAGATAAAGACCCCGTTGGTCTCAAACTCGCGTTGCTCGCCGGTTTTCCTGTTTTCCAACAGAACGCTTTGGACCACTCCATCGCCACGTATCTCTTTCACTTCTGTATCCCAAATCACATCGATCTTCTCATTCTCGAAGGCTCGTTTCTGGAGGATTTTTTGGGCTCGGAATTGGTCGCGTCGGTGGATAATGGTCACTTTGGTCGCAAAACGAGTCAAAAATACCGCTTCCTCGACAGCAGAGTCGCCGCCCCCGACAACGACAAGCTCTTTTCCTCGGAAGAAAGCACCGTCACATACAGCACAATAGGAGACGCCCCGTCCGGAGAGTTCCTTTTCACCCGGTGCGCCCAACAGACGATGTTCGGCACCTGTCGCAACAATAACGGATTTGGCCAGGTACTCCGTGCCATCAGAGGTGATCACTTTCTTGTACGGCTCACTGTTTTGGATCTCTTTGATCTCGCCATAAGCATATTCTGCCCCGAATTTCTGGGCATGCTCATACATCTTGGTGGAAAGATCAGGTCCGAGAATATGGTCAAATCCCGGATAGTTCTCAATATCCTCCGTGTTGGCCATCTGTCCGCCGGGAATGCCACGCTCGATCATCAATGTTGACATATTAGCCCGAGACGTATATACGGCGGCTGTCATGCCGGCCGGTCCTGCACCTGCAATAATCACATCGTATACTTTTTGCTCACTCATGTCTGTTCAGCCTCCTATCGCCTAAAACAATCCCAGCCTATAGTTTATATTAATTATAAGTTTAGAATTTGTGTAAATCAAGTGCGGATATCTCTTTTGCACACTTGGCGATGGTCGGTTGAGACAACCCGTACTTGGCGGCCAGCGACTTCTGGGTAACCTTGCCTGATGTCAGCTTTCCGTATAAGTATTCCAGAGCGGCAACCCACGCTTCCGGCTTGCGTGTTTTTGGGGGATCCTCCCGATATTGGCAGTATGCCGACCAAACCAGCAGTGCCCATCTACGCAGCTCCGCGTGCTCCTCTCTGCTCAAACAAGTGCGGATGCAGTCAGCGACGTGGTCGGCCTCTTCACCAACTGTAAAGGCACCCACCTCGTAAGGGAGAGCGGCCCCCATTTGACTCAGTGCCACCAAGGCAAGTTTGAGCAGGTACTCGTCGTCTGCCGTACGGCAAAAGCGGCGCAGGGCCTCTTCCGCCTCATCATCTCCGATTAACGCCAGTGTCTGAATCACCATTTTCTTAACCTCAGCCGTACCGTGCTGCATCGCCCACAGCAGTGACGCCCGGATCATCGGGTCAGACTTCAACTCATCTGAACGCGTCCATTCTACGTGTTCAAACGCGCTCCCCTTAAACGGGATTTGGTACTGATACGGGATCTCATGTATACTGTTTCCTTCTTCGCGCTCTTTTACCATATGCAAATAGTAGTCGGCAATCCCCGTATCAGGGTCCAGCTGTTTTGCCCTTTGCCACCAGCGGATCGCTTGCTCCTGATGTCCGCATTGATAAGCGGAGATCGCTGCGTAGTGATACGTGCATGCATCGTGCTGTCCCCAGAAGCGGAACAACCGCCGATATAGTCGGAATGCTTCTTTATGCTGACCAAGCACTCCCAGCGTAGTAGCCAGTTTGTAAAGCTGCTCATGATGGAGAGGTACCGTTTTTCTCAACTGTTCCAGCAAGGGGGCTAATTCTCCCGTGCGATTATGATGGGACAAAAGAACCGCCAAGTTGCACAGGGCATGCAGATTCCCAGGATCACGTGCCAGTGTCTCTTCAATCGTCTGCATCGCTCTGTTAAAATCGCCGACGTAGTAGTAGGCAAGAGCCAAATTGTTCCAAGCAGGGGTAAAATCATCATCGGCTTGAATCACTTCCTGGAGCAGTTCCGTCGCTTCCAGAAAGCGACCATCTTCCAGGCTTTTTCTCGCCTGTTCGTGTTTGAAATGAAGATTGTCGCTCTCCTCTTCCAGTCCGCGTGGCGGTATATCCAGTTCAAAGTAGATATAATCGAGCAATTCCTCGGCTTCCAAAGCAAACGTCCCGTCAACACTCTCTTGCAGATAGCGAAGCGCCATCTCCTCAGCCATCTGGTAATCTTCCATGTTGGCATAATTGTTAGCCAGATAAAAGTAGACTTCTACCATTCCTGGCTCCGTCTGTTCTACAATCTGATGCAATATATCATTTGACTCTGAAAATTGACCGATTTCGGCCAATACGCTTGCCAGGTGGCATAGACAGTTTGCATTCGTCGGCTCCAACTCGACGGCCCGACGAAAATATTTTATGGCTTTTTCATACTCAGAGCGCTGCGCTAAACGCACACCCCTCTGCACAAAAAAGCTGGCGTCTCGCTCGAATGCAACTACCGTTCTTTTTTTCATACCTTCACTGTTTTTCATAGGACCTCCATGTTTTCCAGGAGCTTTACCCTTCATGTATCGTACCAAATCCCCTGCGTACCCACAAGTAAAAGAGCTCGTTGGGGAAAGAAGAAAACGATAAACACCACTTGCAGATCGCAAGTGGTGTGATCAGATCACATATGGAGCGGACAACGGGGCTCGAACCCGCGGCCTTCGCCTTGGCAAGGCGACGCTCTACCAGCTGAGCTATGTCCGCATATTATGACTGGTGAGCCATGAAGGACTCGAACCTTCGACCCTCTGATTAAAAGTCAGATGCTCTACCAACTGAGCTAATGGCTCAAATGGTGGTTCGGGACGGAATCGAACCGCCGACACGAGGATTTTCAGTCCTCTGCTCTACCGACTGAGCTACCGAACCATATGCAAAAATCCAGGCAAAATAAAATGGCGGAGCTGACGGGACTCGAACCCGCGACCTCCGGTGTGACAGACCGGCGTGAACTCCAACTTCACCACAGCTCCATGAGTAGAACTATTTTGTTTTCAAGTAAGTATGTGAAGGAACGATGGGCACATTCCTGTGCCAGTCACACCTTCAAAACCGGATAACGGAATGTATAGAACAAGGAAAGAGAGTGTGGATAAGTCCTCGACCGATTAGTATTCGTCAGCTCCACGCGTTGCCGCGCTTCCACATCGAACCTATCAACCTCATCGTCTCTGAGGGGTCTTACCAGCTTGCGCTGTGGGAAGTCTCATCTTGGAGGGGGCTTCACGCTTAGATGCTTTCAGCGCTTATCCCGTCCGCACATAGCTACCCAGCTGTGCCACTGGCGTGACAACTGGTGCACCAGCGGTGCGTCCATCCCGGTCCTCTCGTACTAAGGACAGCTCTCCTCAAACTTCCTGCGCCCGCGACAGATAGGGACCGAACTGTCTCACGACGTTCTGAACCCAGCTCGCGTACCGCTTTAATGGGCGAACAGCCCAACCCTTGGGACCTACTACAGCCCCAGGATGCGATGAGCCGACATCGAGGTGCCAAACCTCCCCGTCGATGTGGACTCTTGGGGGAGATAAGCCTGTTATCCCCAGGGTAGCTTTTATCCGTTGAGCGATGGCCCTTCCATGCGGAACCACCGGATCACTAAGCCCGACTTTCGTCCCTGCTCGACTTGTAGGTCTCGCAGTCAAGCTCCCTTGTGCCTTTACACTCTACGAATGATTTCCAACCATTCTGAGGGAACCTTTGGGCGCCTCCGTTACCTTTTGGGAGGCGACCACCCAGTCAAACTGCCCACCTGGCATGGTCCTCGCACCCGATCAGGGTGCCGAGTTAGAAACTCCGTACATCAAGGGTGGTATCCCAACGGCGCCTCCCCCGATGCTGGCGCACCGGATTCTCAGGCTCCCACCTATGCTGTACATGATGCACAAAGTTCCAATACCAGGCTACAGTAAAGCTCCATGGGGTCTTTCCGTCTTGTCGCGGGTAACCTGCATCTTCACAGGTATTATGATTTCACCGGGTCTCTTGCCGAGACAGCGCCCAAGTCGTTACGCCTTTCGTGCGGGTCGGAACTTACCCGACAAGGAATTTCGCTACCTTAGGACCGTTATAGTTACGGCCGCCGTTTACTGGGGCTTCGGTTCAAAGCTTCGCTTCTACCCACCGAACACAAGCTTACGCTCGCGTTCGGCGGGGCCCAGAAGCTAACTCATCCCTTAACCTTCCAGCACCGGGCAGGCGTCAGCCCCTATACTTCGCCTTGCGGCTTCGCAGAGCCTGTGTTTTGCTAAACAGTCGCTTGGGCCTTTTCACTGCGGCCCCCTCGGGCTCAGCCCACCTGACACAAGCTTACGCTCGTGTCAGGCGGGGACCCTCACCCTACCGGGCGCCCCTTCTCCCGAAGTTACGGGCCATTTTGCCGAGTTCCTTAGCAAGAGTTATCCCGCGCACCTTAGGATTCTCTCCTCGCCTACCTGTGTCGGTTTGCGGTACGGGCACCTTGTTCCTCACTAGACGCTTTTCTTGGCAGTGTGAAATCAGGGACTTCGGTACTTGTATTTCCCTCGCCATCACAGCTTGTGCTGGATGGTATGCGGATTTGCCTGCATACCACACTTGCTGCTTGGACGGCCATCCAGTAGGCCGCTCACCTATCCTCCTGCGTCACGCCCTCGCTCAAACGGAACAAAGGTGGTACAGGAATATCAACCTGTTGTCCATCGCCTACGCCTTTCGGCCTCAGCTTAGGTCCCGACTAACCCTGGGAGGACGAGCCTTCCCCAGGAACCCTTAGGCTTTCGGTGGACAAGATTCTCACTTGTCTTTTCGCTACTTACACCGGCATTCTCACTTCCAAGCGCTCCACCGCTCCTTCCGGTACGGCTTCACCGCTGCTTGGAACGCTCCCCTACCCAGTCCGTACGGACCGCCATAGCTTCGGTGGTACGTTTAGCCCCGTTACATTTTCCGCGCAGAGTCACTCGACCAGTGAGCTATTACGCACTCTTTAAATGGTGGCTGCTTCTAAGCCAACATCCTGGTTGTCTGGGCAACTCCACATCGTTTCCCACTTAACGTACACTTGGGGACCTTAGCTGATGGTCTGGGCTCTTTCCTCTTGACGATGGATCTTAGCACTCATCGTCTGACTCCCGGACATAAGTCATTGGCATTCGGAGTTTGACTGAGTTCGGTAACCCGATGAGGGCCCCTAGCCCAATCAGTGCTCTACCTCCAAGACTCTCACTGGACCCACCGAACCCAAGCTTACGCTCGTGTTCGGCGGGGTCCCATCCGAGGCTAGCCCTAAAGCTATTTCGGGGAGAACCAGCTATCTCCGAGTTCGATTGGAATTTCACCGCTAGCCACACCTCATCCCCGCACTTTTCAACGTGCGTGGGTTCGGGCCTCCAGTAGGTGTTACCCTACCTTCACCCTGGACATGGCTAGATCACACGGTTTCGGGTCTACGGCAACGTACTTGCGCCCTGTTCAGACTCGCTTTCGCTGCGGCTCCGTCTCTTCGACTTAACCTTGCACGCTACCGTAACTCGCCGGTTCATTCTACAAAAGGCACGCCGTCACACATTGATCGTGCTCCGACTATTTGTAAGCACACGGTTTCAGGTTCTGTTTCACTCCCCTCCCGGGGTGCTTTTCACCTTTCCCTCACGGTACTGGTTCACTATCGGTCGCTAGGGAGTATTTAGCCTTAGCAGATGGTCCTGCCAGATTCACGCGGGATTTCCCGTGTCCCGCGCTACTCGGGGTCCGTCGGAGAGACGCGCGTTTGGGTTACGCGACTGTCACGCTCTCTGGTCCACCTTTCCAGATGGTTCACCTACGCGCGTCTTTTGTAACTCCACGTGAGACGCCCCACAACCCGCAAGGATAACCTTGCGGTTTAGGCTCTTCCCGTTCGCTCGCCACTACTAGGGGAATCACTCTTGTTTTCTTCTCCTCCGGCTACTTAGATGTTTCAGTTCACCGGGTCTGCCTTCTCGCCACCTATGGATTCAGTGACGGATACCATCCCATTACGGATGGTGGGTTGCCCCATTCGGAGATCCCCGGATCAAAGCGTGCTTACCGCTCCCCGAGGCTTATCGCAGTTCGCTGCGTCCTTCTTCGGCTCCTAGCGCCAAGGCATCCACCGTGTGCCCTTAGTAACTTAACCACACGGATGTGATTATGTCTGCGTTGCGACGCACAGGACGTGCTAGTGTCGGCGTAGTCCCATGGACGGGACGTCTCTAGCCGACCCAACAGGACGTTGGCGCTTTTAGCAGACGAAACCACACGTTTTTCGTGTCATGTCGTGGGACATGCCACGTCTTGCATTCCTTGTCTATACTCGTTATCCAGTTTTCAAGGTACGACAATATAAGAGTCCAACCTCACAAGAGGTCAAACCGCCTGGCAGCGTCCTACTCTCCCGGCCCCCTTCGGGGCAAGTACCATCGGCGCTGGAGGGCTTAACGGCCGTGTTCGGCATGGGAACGGGTGTGTCCCTCCGCCATCGCCACCAGACGACGCACAGGATGTGCTAGTGCCTGCATCGCCACAGGATGTGGCGCCTTTAGCAGGCCTTCCTGTGTCTTTGAGACAGGATATTTACTTTACCACGTCTGCCTCAGAGAGGCAAGTGGAAGTTGAAGGAAATGCTCCCTCAAAACTGAACAGCGAAAACGTTTGTAGCCGAAAGCTCCATAGAAAGGAGGTGATCCATCCGCACCTTCCGGTACGGATACCTTGTTACGACTTCACCCCAATCATCTGCCCCACCTTCGGCGGCTGGCCCCTTGCGGTTACCTCACCGACTTCGGGTGTTGCAAACTCTCGTGGTGTGACGGGCGGTGTGTACAAGGCCCGGGAACGTATTCACCGCGGCATGCTGATCCGCGATTACTAGCGATTCCGACTTCATGCAGGCGAGTTGCAGCCTGCAATCCGAACTGAGACTGGTTTTCAGAGATTGGCTTGCCCTCGCGGGTTCGCGTCCCGTTGTACCAGCCATTGTAGCACGTGTGTGGCCCAGGTCATAAGGGGCATGATGATTTGACGTCATCCCCGCCTTCCTCCGTCTTGTCGACGGCAGTCTAGAGTGCCCAACTGAATGCTGGCAACTAAAGATAAGGGTTGCGCTCGTTGCGGGACTTAACCCAACATCTCACGACACTAGTCGACGACAACCATGCACCACCTGTCACCGCTGCCCCGAAGGGAACCTCCATCTCTGGAGGGATCAGCGGGATGTCAAGACCTGGTAAGGTTCTTCGCGTTGCTTCGAATTAAACCACATGCTCCACCGCTTGTGCGGGCCCCCGTCAATTCCTTTGAGTTTCAGTCTTGCGACCGTACTCCCCAGGCGGAGTGCTTATTGCGTTAGCTGCGGCACTGAGGGTATCGAAACCCCCAACACCTAGCACTCATCGTTTACGGCGTGGACTACCAGGGTATCTAATCCTGTTTGCTCCCCACGCTTTCGCGCCTCAGCGTCAGTTACAGGCCAGAAAGCCGCCTTCGCCACTGGTGTTCCTCCACATCTCTACGCATTTCACCGCTACACGTGGAATACCGCTTTCCTCTCCTGCACTCAAGCCAGACAGTTTCCAATGCACACCGGGGTTGAGCCCCGGCCTTTCACACCAGACTTACCTGGCCGCCTGCGCGCGCTTTACGCCCAATAATTCCGGACAACGCTTGCCACCTACGTATTACCGCGGCTGCTGGCACGTAGTTAGCCGTGGCTTCCTCGTCAGGTACCGTCAAGGTACCGCCTTGTTCAAACGGTACGGTTTCGTCTCTGACAACAGAACTTTACAACCCGAAGGCCTTCTTCGTTCACGCGGCGTTGCTCCATCAGGCTTTCGCCCATTGTGGAAAATTCCCTACTGCTGCCTCCCGTAGGAGTCTGGGCCGTGTCTCAGTCCCAGTGTGGCCGGTCACCCTCTCAGGTCGGCTACGCATCGTCGCCTTGGTAGGCCGTTACCCCACCAACTAGCTAATGCGCCGCAGGCCCATCCGTAAGGGGTAGCTTGCGCCACCTTTCCGTTCTCTCCCATGCGGGAGACAACCCTATCCGGTATTAGCATAAGTTTCCCTATGTTATCCCGATCTTACGGGCAGGTTGCCTACGTGTTACTCACCCGTCCGCCGCTAGGCTCTCAGGAGCAAGCTCCCGATCGCCCCGCTCGACTTGCATGTATTAGGCACGCCGCCAGCGTTCGTCCTGAGCCAGGATCAAACTCTCCATTAAAGATAAGAAAGAAATTGATCTCGGTTCAAAAGCATTTGCTTAGGCTTCATATAAACGCTTCGCTGTTCAGTTTTCAAAGAGCATATCAGGTTCGTTTTTTGAACCAACGCTAGCTAATATATCATGTTTTCTTTGATAGAGTCAAGTGCTATTTTTTAGCAAGACTCACAAGATTCCATTGATGATCAGCTAGACGATAGAATGCTCGTCGACACTATGTTGCAACCGCTCAAGCGGCGACAAGAAATAATCTATCACATTAGTAAAACGAAAGTCAATAATAAATTATGGAAATCTCGCAATGAATGACAAAGCCTTTTCTCCAGCGGCTTGAGAGGCTGGGGAAAAGGCAAAGTTTTGGTCCTAACGGATCAAGCGGAGATGACAGTAGACCGCTTCTTGAGCAGAAACTGGTAGGCAAACACACACACTATAACGGTTATCGATAATCCTACTGCCCAATACTCCGGGAACATCATCACCACACCGGCAGCGATCAATAATAGTCGGGTAAACCAATTTAGCTCTGCGAAGATGTACCCCTCGGTTGCCGCTGCTAGAGCGATAATCGCCAATACCGATGCAACAGTCACCAAAAGAATGTCGATAGCACCCGCCTGATGGATGAGCATGGCCGGTTTGTAGATGAAGATGAATGGTACGACAAAGCCGGCAAGGGCTAGTTTGCAGGAGACCCAACCTGTCCGCTGTGGATCGGAGCCGGCGATGCCGGCACCGGCAAAAGCAGCTAAAGCAATGGGTGGAGTCAGGTTGGCAATCACGCCAAAGTAGAAGACGAACAGATGAGCCGACAAAGGATCCACACCAAAAGCAGCCAAGGCGGGAGCAGCCATTGTCGCCGTGATGATGTAGCAGGGAATAGACGGCAGCCCCAAGCCGAGTATGATGGAGGCCACCATCGTAAACACTAACGTCAAAAACAGACTTCCCTGCCCCAAGACCAAGATGATGTTGGCCAGCTTCAGCCCAAATCCAGTCAAACTGAACACGCCCACCGTAATTCCTACGGCCGCACAGGCAGCTGCTACACCCAGTGTATCGCGGACACCATTTTCCAATGCCTGCAGGATATCGCGAATACTCATCCTGCTTGTGCGGCGAAAAGAAGCGATTACGATGGTCGCGGCAATGGTACATACAGCTACCAGTGTCGGAGTATATCCCAACACCAGCAACGCGACGAGAATGATCAGCGGCAGCAGCAGGTGGCCGCGCTCCTTTAACACCTCAATGACACGAGGCAGTTCATCCTTTCGCAGTCCTTCCAGCTTTTCTTTGTCTGCACGAAGATGAACCTGTACCAATAAGCCGAAATAATACAACATCGCGGGGATAAAAGCCGCAATCGCAATCGTAATGTAAGACATGCCCAGTGTCTCCGCCATGATAAAAGCGGCTGCTCCCATTACCGGCGGTAATATTTGACCGCCAACCGCCGCTGTTGCTTCTACTCCGGCGGCAAAATCGGGTTTGTAGCCAACTCGTTTCATCATCGGAATCGTAAAGGCTCCTGTCGTCACTACACTGGCCACAGCCGAGCCATTGATGGAACCATGCACGGCACTCGCGATCACACCCACTTTTGCCGGTCCTCCCTTGCTGCTTCCGGCCAGCGCCAGTGAAAGATCATTAAACAAGGCACCCATCCCCGATTTGGATAGAAACGCACCAAAGATAATAAATAAGATAATGTAAGAAGCGGATACCGCGATAGCGGTACCGTAAACGCCCTCGGTGGTGACGTACATATAGTTGAAGATATCGGAAAACGTGTATCCGCGATGCCCGAAATCTCCCGGCAAATAAGGGCCCAGGTAAGCATAGGCGACAGAAACAGCAGCCATCGCCGTCAATTCCCAACCGGCCACGCGCCGCGATGCTTCCAATACCAGCACGCAGAGCAATGCTCCGAAGATGACATCCCAAGCAGACGGCAAGCCTCCCCGGTTAACAATGTCCAGATAATAGATAAAGATATACCCCGCCGTTGAAAGAGAGAGCAGCCCCAACACGGTGTCAACCAGCGACAACTTCCCTCGCGAAGAACGCTTCCGGCCGGGATACAGCAAAAAAATCAGACAAAGTATGATGGCAACATGCAGAGAGCGGTGTTTCAAGGTGACAATCGGCGAGTATGTTGTATAGAAGTGATAAAATGCAAAGGCCACGGTGATCACCGATATCATCAGCCGCAGCCACTTGTTATGAAAAACGCGGAAAGCTGATTCCTTATCATACTTTTGCAGCATCGCCATGGCTTTATTTTCGCTGCTCTGCTGTTCTGTAAACGAGCGGATCGGATCGCCCATTCGCTTTCACATCCTCTCTCGGCAAGCAATGGATAACAGGGTACCACCATGGCCGCCATCCTATTGAAAACTGCAGGGAACGATCCTGCGCGATCAACTGCGTGATCTGCCAGGTACGCATCCCTACCGTCAAAGTGTAGTCACTCCGGGAAATCAGGTAGATGACGTCATCTCGCGGCGCATGCAGGCCTTTCGCTACGATCCATCCTTGTTCTATCTCGAAGGATTGCTCAAAGGTTGCGGGAACACCTGCTCCGAAGGAACGAAACGCCGTCTCCACCAGCAGCAATCCCCCTGATTCCCCTAGTGTGTAGGTTTCTCTCCACGGCGTTAACTCCACCGAGTGAACCCATTCCACAGTAAAACGTTCCCCCAGGGAGAACGGCAGTGCTCCAAGCAGCGTTTGCTCGCGATAATCGATTAACAACAGGCATCGGAGAGGCCAAAGGCCTATCAGGAGGAAGGAAAGCAGAAAAAGAAAGATCGTTCGTCGTTTCTTCATCTGTTCTCCCCCCTCTGCCTATTGGGTTACTTGCCAAGCGCTTCGTTGTAGTACTTCTCTGCTCCCGGATGCAGCGGCACAACCAAGTTTTTGCCTGCCTCTTCCTGCGAAATGTTCTTCGCCGCATTATGGGCCTCTTGCAGCGTCTGTAGATTTTCAAAGAAGGTCTTGGTTAACGAATAGACCTGCTCTTCAGATAAATCGGAACGGACCAGCATCACGTTGCGGATCGCTGCCGTTGGAATCGGCTGATCATTATTGTAGATACCCGCCGGGATTTCCGCCTTGACGAAAAACGGATAAGTTGCCGCCAGTTTGTCGACATCGGCAGACTGAATTGGAACGATTTCCACATCTGCAGTCGTCATCAGATCAAGCACCGTAGCATTAGGCAGACCAGACGTGACAAAGGCAGCGTCGATTGCATTGTTCTTTAGCTGCTCGACAGCTTCCGCATAGGAAAGATAGTCCGGTGTGATGTCGTCATAGGTAATCCCGTGCCCGGCCAGCACCATCCGGGCATTCACTTCTACACCACTGTTCGGCGCACCGACCCCGACGCGCTTCCCTTTTAAGTCGGCAACGGATTTGATATTCCGATCCTTCAGCGTGATGATCTGCACATAATTGAGATAGAGACCGGCCATTGCCCGCAATTCCTTGATCGCGCCGCTCTCCTTAAAGCCTTCCTCCCCGTTGTACGCAAAGGTAACGACATCCGACATCGCAAAAGCCATATCCACCTTTTTGGCTTTCAACAGATTCACGTTTTCTACTGAGGCTCCGGTTGACTGTACCGAGGCGTTGTAGCCCAGCTTGTCCTTGTATACTTTAGCCAACGCTCCGCCAATCGTGTAATAAGGGCCGGAACTGCCACCGGTGGCAATGGTCAGGAATGCCTGTTCAC contains these protein-coding regions:
- the rapZ gene encoding RNase adapter RapZ → MITGMSGAGKTTAVQSLEDLGFFCVDNLPPVLIPKFAELIRQSGGGIERVALVIDLRGREFFDSLSEAIDKLSGMHGISFQILYLDANDQTLVMRYKETRRRHPLSPEGSLLEGIHSERRMLQELKGLASQIIDTSQMKPGQLREKIISQYGQQGNQLTINLMSFGFKYGIPIDADLVFDVRFLPNPHYVKHLRPKTGCDQEVAEYVMKWSETQEFINKLLDFLQYTLPHYQREGKSQLVIGIGCTGGKHRSVAIAEHVGEAFVKEFPVRVTHRDMEKNK
- the trxB gene encoding thioredoxin-disulfide reductase, whose translation is MSEQKVYDVIIAGAGPAGMTAAVYTSRANMSTLMIERGIPGGQMANTEDIENYPGFDHILGPDLSTKMYEHAQKFGAEYAYGEIKEIQNSEPYKKVITSDGTEYLAKSVIVATGAEHRLLGAPGEKELSGRGVSYCAVCDGAFFRGKELVVVGGGDSAVEEAVFLTRFATKVTIIHRRDQFRAQKILQKRAFENEKIDVIWDTEVKEIRGDGVVQSVLLENRKTGEQREFETNGVFIYIGMDPLTSSVANLGITNAAGYIETDEMMRTKVPGIFAAGDVREKTLRQIVTATGDGSIAAQSAQHYVENLNERLQAENVTIS
- a CDS encoding tetratricopeptide repeat protein, whose protein sequence is MKNSEGMKKRTVVAFERDASFFVQRGVRLAQRSEYEKAIKYFRRAVELEPTNANCLCHLASVLAEIGQFSESNDILHQIVEQTEPGMVEVYFYLANNYANMEDYQMAEEMALRYLQESVDGTFALEAEELLDYIYFELDIPPRGLEEESDNLHFKHEQARKSLEDGRFLEATELLQEVIQADDDFTPAWNNLALAYYYVGDFNRAMQTIEETLARDPGNLHALCNLAVLLSHHNRTGELAPLLEQLRKTVPLHHEQLYKLATTLGVLGQHKEAFRLYRRLFRFWGQHDACTYHYAAISAYQCGHQEQAIRWWQRAKQLDPDTGIADYYLHMVKEREEGNSIHEIPYQYQIPFKGSAFEHVEWTRSDELKSDPMIRASLLWAMQHGTAEVKKMVIQTLALIGDDEAEEALRRFCRTADDEYLLKLALVALSQMGAALPYEVGAFTVGEEADHVADCIRTCLSREEHAELRRWALLVWSAYCQYREDPPKTRKPEAWVAALEYLYGKLTSGKVTQKSLAAKYGLSQPTIAKCAKEISALDLHKF
- a CDS encoding TRAP transporter permease gives rise to the protein MGDPIRSFTEQQSSENKAMAMLQKYDKESAFRVFHNKWLRLMISVITVAFAFYHFYTTYSPIVTLKHRSLHVAIILCLIFLLYPGRKRSSRGKLSLVDTVLGLLSLSTAGYIFIYYLDIVNRGGLPSAWDVIFGALLCVLVLEASRRVAGWELTAMAAVSVAYAYLGPYLPGDFGHRGYTFSDIFNYMYVTTEGVYGTAIAVSASYIILFIIFGAFLSKSGMGALFNDLSLALAGSSKGGPAKVGVIASAVHGSINGSAVASVVTTGAFTIPMMKRVGYKPDFAAGVEATAAVGGQILPPVMGAAAFIMAETLGMSYITIAIAAFIPAMLYYFGLLVQVHLRADKEKLEGLRKDELPRVIEVLKERGHLLLPLIILVALLVLGYTPTLVAVCTIAATIVIASFRRTSRMSIRDILQALENGVRDTLGVAAACAAVGITVGVFSLTGFGLKLANIILVLGQGSLFLTLVFTMVASIILGLGLPSIPCYIITATMAAPALAAFGVDPLSAHLFVFYFGVIANLTPPIALAAFAGAGIAGSDPQRTGWVSCKLALAGFVVPFIFIYKPAMLIHQAGAIDILLVTVASVLAIIALAAATEGYIFAELNWFTRLLLIAAGVVMMFPEYWAVGLSITVIVCVFAYQFLLKKRSTVISA
- a CDS encoding DUF1850 domain-containing protein; its protein translation is MKKRRTIFLFLLSFLLIGLWPLRCLLLIDYREQTLLGALPFSLGERFTVEWVHSVELTPWRETYTLGESGGLLLVETAFRSFGAGVPATFEQSFEIEQGWIVAKGLHAPRDDVIYLISRSDYTLTVGMRTWQITQLIAQDRSLQFSIGWRPWWYPVIHCLPREDVKANGRSDPLVYRTAEQRK